A stretch of the Methanobacteriaceae archaeon genome encodes the following:
- a CDS encoding DUF3320 domain-containing protein, producing the protein MSELSKVDIYKQIDVLRQSLLDLTMRNQLLNFRPRSMTVEVKDGDLAEIYDRLVLKKTKRKLLQFIPRNEGTTDKITLNREKSDFEEENIKNDSLKTLSVSETTSRDEEKNLERESVSSVENGTIKIDTSDLIDGPDSATSPDSDGENIDDEGPIKQEHDSTVSTDSEYVSTEKSLLWDSPSPDQETLEKNKEIFLSTNLTPSELQRRLFYINQRARSVMEEQGYNILYLALGFLKWKEENGNGFREAPLLLIPVELERKRVKGSFKLRWTGEDIIANISLQAKLLDYGVELLDFEMPHTPEGVEEYLELVRESISHKSEWKVLEKIFLGFFSFTKFVMYKDLDPESWPEDMPLEENPLIKAIFDPVEEDLEAGFKEEHVDEELSSEDVYHVLDADSSQIAVIEDVKNGRDLVVEGPPGTGKSQTIVNLIAELLARGNTVLFVSEKMAALEVVKGRLDSVGLGEFCLELHSKKSNKKDVLEKLESVLRKPNPLDLALEEDLSTIEELKTDLNEYVALIHSPYGAIEWTPYQFFGLKEKALHHFEKKGNKLPRFTMDDSEYCTLREWQRTLNKFKELGELYKLVKPVAYNPWNSTSPDPILPAEEEEIEALLSETIEKLNKLNLKAEKLSKIAGIKIPVTLEEMEHLIAAVEIVSSFPSLERDLILNTQWDYDKLKVYNLIKSLEEFKSKEKGLKRFKNGVLDEDIISLQRNFQEQKPKLLKFLSGDFKKAKKRIEKLYQGKIPDDDEIILQDLEELIRCQELLLKIRKQDELARSLFGSHWKAEKSEAENLKNISEWILKFRKALEEGRITEKIVLILDSAEQHEIKRIIQEMHRYYDQILQNMTQLDGFLHFNHDSVFGENLTKSPIEYLLSPISLLKLGLSSLQNWSRFSSSRLECLETVGSKLVELVDKDEIESEDIIPCLEGNFADSMLRNLFLTEPTLSRFVGEVHEKKIKEFRELDSKIIKLNRFRIAEKLYENRPSISSTASPRSELGVLKSEFSRKRGHMPIRKLLSICGGIIQTIKPCFMMSPLSIAQYLDPYSVKNLRFDYVIFDEASQVKPEDALGALLRAKNAVIMGDTRQLPPTTFFDILINVDSDDYDLAVLADMESILHLCKRSFPSKMLRWHYRSRHESLIAVSNQEFYNDNLLIYPSPSQDSDELGLKLVHLPDTVYDRGKTATNRAEAKEVIKAVFEHYQRYGDTKSLGVGTFNVRQQQALLEELELQLKLNPRMEKYFNHNLEEHFFIKNLETIQGDERDVILVSVGYGFDAEGRLSHNFGPVNQDGGERRLNVLLTRAREKCVIFSNFRGKDLQLTSTAPFGLRALKEFLEYAEKKTLTRSDPIQKTVDSAFEDGVYEFLVENGYEIHRQVGCAGFRVDMAIVDPEYPGRYLLGIACDGYMYQTSRVARDRDRLRQQILEGLGWRLYRLWSTDWYRNRAEAQKRLLTTIEELLSEERKEEETIPPIIIPETEEIQELEFDTLESKTEDKSEIEVQDQPQDEIPEYQMCEDPGVNVTGDLHSQPVGDVARAVMQVVKDEGPIHYDELVKRVRTFWGLSRAGRRVKSVMKEAVHLGVLDGQIIQKGDFLYYKDAPVVVRRRTGKPPARMDLISPEEIGMAVKMVLKSQYATEMDELIREVSRLFGAKVTRGPAITRIKSVIKDLITAKEIEKRSDGMIDLIRG; encoded by the coding sequence ATGTCCGAACTTTCTAAGGTGGACATATACAAACAGATTGATGTTCTAAGGCAAAGTTTGCTGGACCTTACCATGAGGAACCAGCTCTTGAACTTCCGACCCCGAAGTATGACCGTGGAAGTCAAGGACGGGGATCTGGCTGAGATATACGACCGTCTGGTTCTTAAAAAAACCAAGAGAAAGCTTTTACAGTTCATTCCACGGAACGAAGGCACAACAGATAAGATTACTCTTAACAGAGAAAAATCTGATTTTGAAGAAGAAAACATAAAGAATGACTCCCTTAAAACTCTAAGCGTATCTGAAACAACTTCAAGAGATGAGGAGAAAAATCTGGAGAGAGAAAGTGTTTCTAGTGTTGAAAATGGAACCATAAAAATAGATACCTCTGATTTAATAGATGGACCGGATTCAGCAACATCTCCTGATTCAGATGGGGAAAATATAGATGATGAAGGACCCATCAAACAAGAACATGATTCCACCGTAAGCACAGATTCTGAATATGTTAGCACGGAAAAATCACTGCTGTGGGATTCACCTTCACCAGACCAGGAAACCCTGGAAAAAAATAAAGAAATCTTCCTATCCACTAATTTAACTCCTTCCGAGCTTCAACGCCGACTCTTTTACATTAATCAACGTGCCAGATCAGTGATGGAAGAACAGGGTTACAACATTTTATACCTGGCCCTGGGATTTTTAAAATGGAAAGAAGAAAACGGGAATGGCTTTCGTGAAGCACCATTACTGTTAATACCCGTAGAACTGGAACGTAAACGAGTTAAGGGTTCTTTTAAGCTCCGATGGACTGGGGAGGATATAATTGCCAACATATCCCTGCAGGCCAAGTTACTGGATTACGGGGTGGAATTGCTAGATTTTGAAATGCCCCACACTCCTGAAGGTGTAGAAGAATATTTAGAACTGGTTAGAGAATCCATTTCCCATAAAAGCGAATGGAAAGTCTTGGAGAAGATTTTCCTGGGTTTTTTCAGTTTCACTAAGTTCGTGATGTACAAGGACTTGGACCCTGAAAGCTGGCCTGAAGACATGCCCCTGGAAGAAAACCCCCTTATAAAAGCCATTTTTGATCCAGTGGAAGAAGATTTGGAGGCAGGGTTTAAGGAAGAACATGTCGATGAAGAACTCTCATCTGAAGATGTTTACCATGTTTTAGACGCGGATTCATCCCAGATAGCAGTTATAGAGGATGTGAAAAACGGCCGGGATTTGGTGGTAGAAGGACCCCCAGGAACAGGTAAATCTCAGACCATAGTGAACCTTATAGCAGAATTACTGGCACGAGGAAACACTGTGCTCTTTGTAAGTGAAAAAATGGCTGCTCTTGAAGTGGTTAAAGGTCGTCTGGATAGTGTTGGACTGGGAGAATTCTGTCTGGAACTTCACAGTAAAAAGTCCAATAAAAAGGATGTTCTGGAAAAACTGGAAAGTGTGCTAAGAAAACCCAATCCCCTAGACCTGGCACTGGAAGAAGATCTGAGCACCATAGAAGAGTTAAAAACTGATTTGAATGAATATGTGGCTCTGATCCATTCACCCTACGGTGCCATAGAGTGGACTCCCTACCAGTTTTTTGGACTTAAAGAGAAAGCCCTACACCATTTTGAAAAAAAAGGAAATAAATTACCGCGTTTCACAATGGATGACAGTGAATATTGCACTTTAAGAGAATGGCAGCGTACATTAAACAAATTTAAAGAATTAGGAGAATTATATAAGTTAGTGAAGCCTGTGGCCTACAATCCATGGAATTCAACCAGTCCAGATCCCATATTACCTGCTGAAGAAGAAGAAATCGAAGCCCTTTTAAGTGAAACTATTGAAAAATTGAATAAACTTAATTTAAAAGCTGAAAAACTTTCCAAAATAGCTGGAATTAAGATACCTGTGACTCTGGAAGAGATGGAACACTTAATTGCGGCTGTGGAAATAGTATCATCTTTCCCCTCCCTGGAAAGAGATCTTATTCTAAACACCCAATGGGACTATGACAAACTCAAAGTATACAATCTTATTAAAAGCCTTGAGGAATTCAAATCCAAGGAAAAAGGCCTTAAACGATTTAAAAATGGTGTTCTGGACGAGGATATTATATCACTTCAGAGGAACTTCCAAGAACAGAAACCTAAACTTCTCAAATTCTTAAGTGGAGATTTTAAGAAGGCCAAAAAAAGAATAGAAAAACTTTACCAGGGAAAAATTCCTGATGATGATGAAATAATACTTCAGGATTTGGAAGAGCTCATAAGATGCCAGGAACTACTGCTTAAAATTAGAAAGCAGGATGAACTAGCCCGATCACTCTTTGGTTCCCATTGGAAAGCTGAGAAAAGTGAAGCTGAGAATCTTAAAAATATATCTGAATGGATCCTCAAGTTTCGCAAAGCCCTTGAAGAGGGCAGGATAACTGAAAAAATTGTGCTGATACTGGACTCTGCAGAACAGCACGAAATAAAAAGGATCATCCAGGAAATGCACCGGTATTATGACCAGATCCTTCAGAACATGACCCAGTTAGATGGCTTCCTCCACTTTAATCATGATTCAGTATTTGGGGAAAACCTTACCAAAAGCCCCATTGAATATTTACTATCCCCGATTTCTCTTTTGAAATTGGGATTATCCAGTTTGCAGAACTGGTCCCGTTTCAGCTCATCCCGACTGGAGTGCCTGGAAACAGTGGGCTCTAAACTGGTGGAACTGGTGGATAAAGATGAAATAGAATCAGAAGATATTATACCCTGCTTGGAAGGTAATTTTGCAGACTCCATGCTGCGTAATCTCTTTTTAACGGAACCCACACTCTCCCGTTTCGTGGGAGAGGTTCATGAGAAAAAGATAAAAGAGTTCAGAGAACTTGATAGTAAAATAATAAAACTTAACCGCTTCCGAATAGCAGAGAAACTATACGAAAACCGTCCCTCAATTTCGAGCACTGCCTCACCACGTTCTGAACTGGGAGTTCTGAAAAGTGAATTCTCCCGTAAAAGGGGACATATGCCCATCAGGAAATTGTTATCCATCTGTGGTGGAATAATACAAACCATTAAACCCTGCTTTATGATGAGTCCCCTTTCCATTGCCCAGTACCTGGATCCCTACAGTGTGAAAAATCTGCGATTTGATTATGTAATTTTTGATGAAGCCAGCCAGGTGAAACCTGAAGACGCCTTAGGAGCACTTTTAAGGGCCAAGAATGCTGTTATTATGGGAGACACCCGGCAATTACCACCTACAACTTTTTTCGACATCTTGATTAATGTGGATAGTGATGATTATGACCTGGCAGTTCTGGCAGATATGGAGAGCATATTACACCTCTGTAAACGCAGCTTTCCCTCGAAAATGCTCCGCTGGCACTACCGCAGCAGGCACGAATCACTCATTGCAGTTAGTAATCAGGAATTTTATAACGACAACCTACTGATTTATCCCTCACCCAGCCAGGACTCCGATGAGTTGGGGCTGAAACTGGTGCACTTGCCAGACACGGTTTATGATCGGGGTAAAACTGCCACCAACCGTGCTGAGGCCAAAGAAGTTATTAAGGCTGTTTTTGAGCATTACCAGAGATATGGAGATACCAAAAGTCTGGGGGTGGGAACCTTTAACGTGCGCCAGCAGCAAGCCCTCCTGGAAGAACTGGAACTGCAACTTAAACTCAACCCCAGAATGGAGAAATACTTCAACCACAACTTGGAAGAACACTTCTTCATTAAAAACCTGGAAACGATCCAGGGAGATGAAAGGGACGTTATACTGGTTAGTGTAGGTTATGGATTCGATGCCGAAGGACGTTTGAGTCATAACTTCGGACCGGTGAACCAGGACGGGGGTGAGAGACGTTTAAATGTTTTGTTAACCAGAGCTCGGGAAAAATGTGTTATCTTCTCCAACTTCAGAGGAAAAGACTTGCAGTTGACAAGTACCGCACCTTTTGGCTTGCGTGCGCTCAAGGAGTTCCTGGAATACGCTGAGAAAAAAACCCTTACTAGGTCTGACCCCATTCAAAAAACCGTTGATTCTGCCTTTGAAGATGGAGTTTATGAATTTTTAGTTGAGAATGGATATGAAATTCATCGTCAGGTGGGTTGTGCTGGATTCAGAGTAGACATGGCCATTGTGGATCCAGAATACCCTGGACGTTACCTGTTGGGAATTGCCTGTGATGGATATATGTATCAGACCAGCAGGGTGGCCCGGGACAGGGACCGGCTGAGACAGCAGATTCTGGAAGGTCTGGGATGGAGATTATACCGTTTATGGTCCACTGACTGGTACCGGAACCGGGCCGAAGCCCAGAAACGATTATTAACCACAATTGAAGAACTTCTTTCTGAAGAACGTAAAGAAGAAGAGACCATTCCTCCCATAATTATCCCAGAGACTGAAGAAATCCAAGAACTTGAATTTGATACCTTAGAATCAAAAACTGAAGATAAATCCGAAATTGAAGTTCAGGACCAGCCTCAGGATGAAATACCAGAATACCAGATGTGTGAGGATCCAGGTGTGAATGTAACTGGAGACCTGCACAGCCAACCAGTGGGTGATGTGGCCCGGGCAG